From Lepisosteus oculatus isolate fLepOcu1 chromosome 8, fLepOcu1.hap2, whole genome shotgun sequence, one genomic window encodes:
- the rpl36a gene encoding large ribosomal subunit protein eL42, translating to MVNVPKTRRTYCKKCKKHQPHKVTQYKKGKDSLYAQGKRRYDRKQSGYGGQTKPIFRKKAKTTKKIVLRLECVEPNCRSKRMLAIKRCKHFELGGDKKRKGQVIQF from the exons ATG GTGAACGTGCCGAAAACCCGCAGGACCTACTGCAAAAAGTGCAAGAAGCACCAGCCCCACAAAGTGACCCAGTACAAGAAGGGCAAAGACTCCCTGTATGCCCAGG GTAAGAGAAGATACGACAGGAAGCAGAGCGGTTATGGTGGTCAAACGAAGCCTATATTCCGTAAAAAG GCTAAAACCACCAAAAAGATTGTGCTGAGGCTGGAGTGTGTGGAGCCGAATTGCAGGTCCAAGAGAATGCTGGCCATCAAGAGGTGCAAGCACTTCGAGCTGGGAGGAGACAAGAAGAGAAAG GGCCAGGTCATCCAGTTCTGA
- the gla gene encoding alpha-galactosidase A isoform X1: protein MARLAVLLLSVGVCALIQPVRLLDNGLALTPPMGWLHWERFVCNVDCGSDPENCISEKLFMQMADVMVEEGWKEAGYEYVCIDDCWLAPSRDAQGRLQPDPKRFPSGIKQLARYIHSKGLKLGIYADVGLKTCEGYPGSYGHYDIDAKTFAEWEVDLLKYDGCNMPNWTLYAEGYINMSRALNQTGRKILYSCEWPLYESSHQKPNYTAIRQYCNQWRNFEDVFDSWRTVQQIIDLTSGIQKQIVPAAGPGGWNDPDMLVIGNFGLSKDQQQTQMAMWAIMAAPLMMSNDLRDIDPQSKELLQNRRVIAINQDPLGMQGYQTMKANSFEVWERPLSGGKMAYAVLNRREIGGPGFFPFTAAVLPSKKICFPQCNVTQVLPKYQELGVQTSDSKLTFLVNPTGTLLFTATPVTSRPSTQQDWVWPMDFEKQKKGRDPNL, encoded by the exons ATGGCGAGGTTAGCGGTACTGCTGCTATCGGTGGGTGTCTGTGCACTCATTCAGCCTGTCCGGCTGCTGGACAATGGCCTTGCGCTGACCCCTCCCATGGGCTGGCTCCACTGGGAACGATTCGTGTGTAACGTCGACTGTGGCAGCGATCCCGAGAACTGCATTAG TGAAAAGCTCTTCATGCAGATGGCGGACGTGATGGTGGAGGAGGGCTGGAAGGAGGCGGGCTACGAGTACGTGTGCATCGACGACTGCTGGCTGGCCCCCAGCCGGGACGCCCAGGGCCGGCTTCAGCCTGACCCCAAGCGGTTCCCCAGCGGCATCAAGCAGCTCGCCCGCTAC ATCCACTCTAAAGGGCTTAAGCTGGGCATTTATGCGGATGTGGGATTGAAGACGTGCGAGGGCTATCCTGGGAGCTATGGCCACTACGACATAGATGCCAAGACTTTTGCGGAGTGGGAGGTGGACCTGCTCAAATATGATGGATGCAATATGCCAAACTGGACTTTATATGCAGAAG GTTACATAAACATGTCGAGGGCACTCAATCAGACCGGGAGGAAGATATTGTATTCCTGTGAATGGCCATTATATGAATCATCTCACCAAAAG CCCAACTACACCGCAATCCGTCAGTACTGCAACCAGTGGCGCAACTTCGAGGATGTGTTCGATTCTTGGAGAACGGTGCAGCAGATCATCGACTTGACATCCGGCATCCAGAAGCAGATCGTCCCGGCTGCAGGGCCCGGCGGGTGGAACGATCCTGACATG CTCGTGATTGGAAACTTTGGACTCAGCAAAGACCAGCAGCAGACTCAGATGGCCATGTGGGCCATCATGGCGGCCCCCCTGATGATGTCCAACGACCTGCGTGACATTGACCCCCAGTCCAAGGAGCTGCTGCAGAACCGGAGAGTCATCGCCATCAACCAGGACCCCCTGGGCATGCAGGGCTACCAGACTATGAAG GCCAACAGCTTCGAGGTGTGGGAGCGGCCCCTGTCTGGAGGGAAAATGGCTTATGCAGTGCTGAACAGGCGGGAAATAGGGGGACCAGGCTTCTTCCCCTTCACTGCAGCTGTGCTGCCCAGCAAGAAGATCTGCTTCCCCCAGTGCAACGTCACGCAGGTCCTGCCCAAGTACCAAGAGCTGGGAGTCCAGACCTCGGACTCCAAGCTGACGTTTCTCGTCAACCCCACGGGTACTCTGCTCTTCACCGCCACACCCGTCACGAGCAGGCCCAGCACGCAGCAGGACTGGGTCTGGCCCATGGACTTCGAGAAGCAGAAGAAAGGCCGCGACCCCAACTTGTGA
- the gla gene encoding alpha-galactosidase A isoform X2, whose amino-acid sequence MQMADVMVEEGWKEAGYEYVCIDDCWLAPSRDAQGRLQPDPKRFPSGIKQLARYIHSKGLKLGIYADVGLKTCEGYPGSYGHYDIDAKTFAEWEVDLLKYDGCNMPNWTLYAEGYINMSRALNQTGRKILYSCEWPLYESSHQKPNYTAIRQYCNQWRNFEDVFDSWRTVQQIIDLTSGIQKQIVPAAGPGGWNDPDMLVIGNFGLSKDQQQTQMAMWAIMAAPLMMSNDLRDIDPQSKELLQNRRVIAINQDPLGMQGYQTMKANSFEVWERPLSGGKMAYAVLNRREIGGPGFFPFTAAVLPSKKICFPQCNVTQVLPKYQELGVQTSDSKLTFLVNPTGTLLFTATPVTSRPSTQQDWVWPMDFEKQKKGRDPNL is encoded by the exons ATGCAGATGGCGGACGTGATGGTGGAGGAGGGCTGGAAGGAGGCGGGCTACGAGTACGTGTGCATCGACGACTGCTGGCTGGCCCCCAGCCGGGACGCCCAGGGCCGGCTTCAGCCTGACCCCAAGCGGTTCCCCAGCGGCATCAAGCAGCTCGCCCGCTAC ATCCACTCTAAAGGGCTTAAGCTGGGCATTTATGCGGATGTGGGATTGAAGACGTGCGAGGGCTATCCTGGGAGCTATGGCCACTACGACATAGATGCCAAGACTTTTGCGGAGTGGGAGGTGGACCTGCTCAAATATGATGGATGCAATATGCCAAACTGGACTTTATATGCAGAAG GTTACATAAACATGTCGAGGGCACTCAATCAGACCGGGAGGAAGATATTGTATTCCTGTGAATGGCCATTATATGAATCATCTCACCAAAAG CCCAACTACACCGCAATCCGTCAGTACTGCAACCAGTGGCGCAACTTCGAGGATGTGTTCGATTCTTGGAGAACGGTGCAGCAGATCATCGACTTGACATCCGGCATCCAGAAGCAGATCGTCCCGGCTGCAGGGCCCGGCGGGTGGAACGATCCTGACATG CTCGTGATTGGAAACTTTGGACTCAGCAAAGACCAGCAGCAGACTCAGATGGCCATGTGGGCCATCATGGCGGCCCCCCTGATGATGTCCAACGACCTGCGTGACATTGACCCCCAGTCCAAGGAGCTGCTGCAGAACCGGAGAGTCATCGCCATCAACCAGGACCCCCTGGGCATGCAGGGCTACCAGACTATGAAG GCCAACAGCTTCGAGGTGTGGGAGCGGCCCCTGTCTGGAGGGAAAATGGCTTATGCAGTGCTGAACAGGCGGGAAATAGGGGGACCAGGCTTCTTCCCCTTCACTGCAGCTGTGCTGCCCAGCAAGAAGATCTGCTTCCCCCAGTGCAACGTCACGCAGGTCCTGCCCAAGTACCAAGAGCTGGGAGTCCAGACCTCGGACTCCAAGCTGACGTTTCTCGTCAACCCCACGGGTACTCTGCTCTTCACCGCCACACCCGTCACGAGCAGGCCCAGCACGCAGCAGGACTGGGTCTGGCCCATGGACTTCGAGAAGCAGAAGAAAGGCCGCGACCCCAACTTGTGA